In Parasegetibacter sp. NRK P23, a single genomic region encodes these proteins:
- a CDS encoding nuclear transport factor 2 family protein, producing MNLPKVISDLVKAQNDFDSKAYTACFSETAVVVDEGKTHNGRKEIEHWIDDANKQYKAVMNPVGFEEKENETLLKAEVSGDFPGSPIVLTYHLQITDELIQYLKITG from the coding sequence ATGAACTTACCTAAAGTGATATCTGATTTAGTAAAGGCACAAAACGATTTTGACAGTAAAGCCTACACTGCCTGTTTTTCCGAAACAGCCGTGGTAGTTGATGAGGGGAAAACCCACAACGGAAGAAAAGAGATAGAACATTGGATCGATGATGCAAACAAGCAATACAAAGCCGTAATGAACCCTGTGGGCTTTGAGGAAAAAGAAAACGAAACCCTTTTGAAGGCGGAAGTTTCAGGAGACTTTCCCGGAAGTCCGATTGTGTTGACATACCATTTACAAATCACTGATGAATTAATTCAGTACTTAAAAATTACAGGTTAA
- a CDS encoding DNA-3-methyladenine glycosylase I, with protein sequence MSYCAAIATMQPGEKKLLHKNYHDKHYGFPIDDDNELFGRLILEINQAGLSWETILKKEASFRKAYSNFNIKKMAAYTETDRERLLADAGIIRNKLKINAAIENAKTILALQAAYGSFEKWLKHHHPKTKEEWVKLFKKTFRFTGGEIVNEFLMSIGYLPGAHAETCPIYKKILQQKPMWARH encoded by the coding sequence ATGTCTTATTGCGCGGCCATAGCAACCATGCAGCCAGGAGAAAAAAAATTGCTGCACAAAAACTATCACGACAAGCACTATGGTTTTCCAATTGATGACGATAATGAATTGTTTGGAAGGTTGATCTTAGAAATCAATCAGGCCGGATTGAGCTGGGAGACGATTCTGAAAAAAGAAGCATCTTTCAGAAAAGCCTACAGCAATTTCAATATCAAAAAGATGGCCGCATATACGGAGACGGACAGGGAAAGACTGCTGGCTGATGCAGGAATCATCCGGAACAAACTGAAAATAAATGCCGCCATCGAAAACGCAAAAACAATTCTTGCTTTGCAAGCAGCGTATGGCTCATTTGAAAAATGGCTGAAACACCATCATCCGAAAACCAAAGAAGAATGGGTGAAATTATTTAAGAAGACATTTCGTTTTACTGGCGGTGAAATCGTGAATGAATTCCTGATGAGCATTGGCTATTTACCAGGAGCGCATGCCGAAACTTGTCCTATTTATAAAAAAATCTTACAACAGAAGCCTATGTGGGCGAGACATTAG
- a CDS encoding fasciclin domain-containing protein, whose product MKSVKKIALFLTMSLFSLGAIAQAKSDIVTIAAGSADHTTLVAAVKAAGLVETLKSKGPFTVFAPVNAAFNKLPDGTVESLLKPENKAQLTGILTYHVVAGNLDAKAVLAAIQKGGGKAVLTTVAGSKLTASLEDGKVTLTDGNGGKAIVTATDLKATNGVIHVIDTVVLPAAE is encoded by the coding sequence ATGAAATCAGTAAAAAAAATCGCCTTGTTCCTTACCATGAGTTTATTCTCTCTGGGTGCTATCGCCCAGGCAAAATCTGATATCGTAACCATCGCGGCCGGTTCAGCGGACCACACCACATTGGTGGCCGCGGTAAAAGCCGCCGGACTGGTGGAAACGCTGAAAAGCAAAGGCCCCTTCACTGTATTCGCCCCCGTAAACGCCGCTTTCAACAAACTGCCCGACGGCACAGTAGAGAGCCTGTTGAAACCAGAAAACAAAGCCCAGCTGACCGGCATTCTTACTTACCATGTTGTAGCAGGAAACCTGGACGCCAAAGCAGTACTGGCAGCCATTCAAAAAGGGGGTGGCAAAGCGGTGCTCACCACAGTTGCCGGAAGTAAACTCACCGCTTCACTGGAAGATGGAAAAGTAACGCTAACGGATGGCAATGGCGGCAAAGCGATTGTTACCGCTACCGATTTGAAAGCCACTAATGGCGTGATCCACGTAATTGATACGGTGGTGCTTCCCGCCGCGGAATAG
- a CDS encoding AraC family transcriptional regulator: MNTPIRVSSIAQAHKMQDFAPPSHPLISIIECGAMKSAPGLSAVLDFYMISVKRNCNNLMYGQQKYDFDDGFMAFVAPNQVISGQQHDPHERPVGWMLLVHPDFFWGTPLAKKIKQYEYFSYAVNEALFLSDKEQSIINAIVDNIRQECSGNIDKFTQGIIIAHLDTLLNYAERFYQRQFITRKITNHQILDRLNDMLEGYFNSDDLLNKGLPTVEFISDKLNVSPSYLRGLLKTLTGQSTQQLIHEKLIDKAKEKLSTTSLSVSEIAYELGFEHPQSFSKFFKTKTNVSPVAFREAFN; encoded by the coding sequence ATGAATACACCCATAAGAGTAAGTTCTATCGCGCAAGCGCATAAAATGCAGGACTTCGCGCCGCCATCACATCCGCTCATCAGTATTATCGAGTGTGGTGCTATGAAATCTGCACCCGGTCTAAGTGCCGTGCTGGATTTCTACATGATTTCCGTAAAGAGGAATTGTAATAACCTGATGTATGGCCAGCAGAAATATGATTTTGACGATGGCTTCATGGCATTTGTGGCGCCGAACCAGGTCATAAGCGGCCAGCAGCACGATCCGCATGAACGGCCCGTTGGCTGGATGCTCCTGGTTCACCCTGATTTTTTCTGGGGAACACCGCTTGCGAAAAAAATCAAGCAATACGAATACTTTTCATACGCGGTAAATGAAGCCCTGTTTTTATCGGACAAGGAGCAATCGATCATCAATGCCATCGTTGACAATATACGGCAGGAATGCAGCGGGAATATTGATAAATTCACGCAGGGCATCATCATCGCGCACCTAGACACTTTACTGAACTACGCGGAGCGATTCTATCAACGCCAGTTCATCACCCGTAAAATCACCAACCACCAGATACTGGACCGGCTCAACGATATGCTCGAAGGTTACTTCAACAGCGATGACCTGCTGAATAAAGGATTACCCACGGTGGAATTTATCTCTGATAAATTGAATGTATCGCCCAGTTACTTGCGCGGATTGCTCAAAACACTTACGGGGCAGAGTACGCAACAACTGATCCACGAAAAGTTAATCGATAAGGCGAAGGAGAAATTGTCCACCACCAGTTTATCCGTGAGTGAAATTGCGTATGAGCTGGGATTCGAACATCCACAATCATTCAGCAAATTTTTCAAGACGAAAACGAATGTTTCTCCTGTAGCGTTCAGGGAGGCGTTTAACTGA
- a CDS encoding MFS transporter → MTNNNIESSAYLSGWKRAAFLTTLVLVSIFSQVDRILPFILGESIKKELGLSDTQLGLITGLAFAVCYSLAALPLARISDRGGAGKVLVWCVVVWSAMTGLAGLASGFLMLSLLRVGVALGEAGGTPASHALIVQKIPASFRGRAIGLFSMGIPLGTMLGFALGGWAGDRIGWRNTFMAAGALGLGIALLVTMLLAKRSNGQLLNRARMEGFIAPARNLLKKPAFLWLFISANLVGFASAPFYVFTSPFLIRTYGLSTSEVGLKFGLLQGLMGIVATLVGGRLFDIAVANNSVKIIHQPAIVFMVAAVCTTTALFMPSANLAIALLVPGMFSFAFAQPFAFGVGHLIAGTGKQAFSSSMLLLGTSLVGPALAPLLVGLISDYATGANIENGLRWGLLIGPVASILCALACFQVSKKMSPRQHLHLITL, encoded by the coding sequence ATGACGAACAACAACATTGAAAGCAGCGCTTATTTATCCGGCTGGAAAAGAGCGGCCTTTCTAACCACGCTTGTACTGGTGAGCATATTCAGCCAGGTGGACAGGATACTGCCCTTTATATTGGGAGAATCCATAAAAAAGGAACTTGGCCTCAGCGATACACAATTGGGATTGATTACCGGATTGGCTTTCGCGGTGTGTTATTCGCTGGCGGCCCTGCCCTTGGCCAGGATATCGGATAGGGGCGGAGCAGGAAAAGTATTGGTTTGGTGTGTTGTTGTCTGGAGCGCCATGACTGGTTTGGCGGGTCTGGCCTCCGGTTTTTTGATGCTCTCGTTGTTGCGTGTGGGGGTGGCGCTTGGTGAAGCCGGGGGGACGCCCGCGAGCCATGCGTTGATCGTGCAGAAAATTCCGGCATCGTTCCGGGGCCGGGCGATCGGGTTGTTTTCGATGGGAATCCCGCTGGGCACCATGCTGGGCTTCGCGCTGGGAGGCTGGGCCGGAGACAGGATCGGGTGGAGGAACACGTTTATGGCTGCCGGAGCGCTGGGGTTGGGCATTGCGCTATTGGTAACAATGCTGCTGGCGAAACGAAGTAATGGACAGTTACTGAACAGGGCGCGCATGGAAGGATTTATTGCCCCGGCCAGGAATCTCCTGAAAAAACCGGCTTTTTTATGGCTGTTCATTTCCGCCAATCTGGTCGGTTTTGCTTCGGCGCCATTTTACGTGTTTACTTCACCGTTCCTGATCCGGACATACGGGCTCAGCACCAGTGAGGTGGGACTGAAATTCGGACTGTTGCAGGGATTGATGGGCATCGTAGCCACCCTTGTTGGTGGCAGGTTGTTCGACATAGCGGTCGCGAATAATTCCGTTAAAATAATACACCAGCCGGCTATCGTATTTATGGTGGCGGCGGTTTGTACCACCACGGCGTTGTTTATGCCCTCCGCGAACCTGGCCATCGCGTTGCTGGTTCCGGGCATGTTTTCATTCGCGTTCGCGCAGCCCTTCGCGTTTGGTGTGGGACACCTCATTGCGGGAACCGGTAAACAGGCCTTCTCCAGCAGTATGCTGTTGCTGGGCACCAGCCTGGTGGGGCCTGCCCTGGCACCTTTGCTGGTGGGGCTGATCAGCGACTACGCCACCGGGGCCAACATTGAAAACGGTCTGCGCTGGGGATTGCTGATCGGGCCCGTGGCAAGTATCTTGTGTGCGTTGGCCTGTTTCCAGGTAAGCAAAAAAATGTCACCGCGACAGCACCTTCATTTAATAACTTTATAA
- a CDS encoding SDR family oxidoreductase — translation MRLTNNTILITGGTSGFGLEFAKRFLALGNTVIITGRDQNKLNEVKTLLPGIHAYRSDVAKAEDIRALYHQVIDQFPGLNMLINNAGEMRKISLHHNHELTDITREIDINLTGPVRMVQQFLPHLKTMANAAIVNVTSGIALMAFPIAPIYSASKSGLRAYTQTLRIQLKHTNVKVMELVAPGSNTPLNHKFTGDRSVNEKMLMTPEKIVEAAINGMKRDRHTVYPGLSKLIRVLSRVAPGFLLKQAGRAGADYFTEQ, via the coding sequence ATGAGACTAACCAATAATACCATCCTCATAACAGGCGGCACAAGCGGTTTTGGCCTGGAGTTCGCCAAACGTTTCCTGGCATTGGGCAATACGGTGATCATCACGGGAAGGGATCAGAATAAACTAAACGAAGTAAAAACGCTTCTGCCCGGCATTCATGCATACAGAAGCGATGTGGCGAAAGCGGAAGATATCCGGGCGCTTTACCACCAGGTAATCGATCAGTTTCCCGGACTCAATATGCTCATCAACAATGCGGGCGAAATGCGTAAAATAAGCCTTCACCACAACCATGAACTCACCGATATCACGCGTGAGATCGACATCAACCTTACCGGACCGGTGAGGATGGTGCAGCAGTTCCTTCCCCACCTGAAAACAATGGCCAACGCGGCGATCGTAAATGTAACTTCGGGTATTGCCCTGATGGCTTTCCCGATCGCGCCCATCTACAGCGCAAGCAAATCTGGTTTACGCGCTTATACGCAAACGCTAAGAATTCAGTTGAAGCATACGAACGTGAAGGTGATGGAATTGGTGGCGCCAGGTTCCAACACCCCGCTGAACCATAAGTTTACGGGAGACAGGTCGGTAAATGAAAAAATGCTGATGACCCCGGAAAAAATTGTGGAGGCCGCAATTAATGGTATGAAAAGAGACAGGCACACCGTATATCCCGGCTTGTCGAAGCTGATCCGTGTATTAAGCAGGGTTGCGCCCGGATTCCTGCTAAAGCAGGCGGGCAGGGCCGGTGCGGATTATTTCACGGAGCAATAG
- a CDS encoding TonB-dependent receptor, protein MMIRKNTTENLVFTMLLCMVSVLSQAQSPGGFKGKVIDQGTKQPIAGASVQIGNTKSGTVTDSLGNFEIRNIPAGTFSVTVSSIGFQEKNISELLVAPNKTTYLEIELMEAVAKLNDVVVKAFRGENNPLTPVSTFSYSREEIFRNPGAQGDIMRALSSLPGVVSSGAQFSAIAARGQGTQDNVYMVDDMPVFNLSHLEAEGFNSGFNDPNGGRFSIFAPRIIDNVQFQNGGFDAVYGRRSSSYLGLGIKEGNRENWSFAGQFDLLGATLIADGPLSSKTSVFASARYQNFALLQRILQQTNPVSIGFGDYLVKTTTQLNAKNKLTFIAMFNPEAPSRSIDDIESGYNIQEDNSAGTMLFNHRGSKGLVGLNLRTLINNSSYIKNVLYFRSSTVDNSFGHFTPLLDHEGVVLDPKYGRFEDDLRTIKNNQQEIGYRSIYTKRFNKVTLTAGIDAAMMNLDYERRLKRTDTVYTFRSTDTRSAPDQYYQVLNPALYNARFDDNAFNGSGYVTLSWKVANGFTLNPGVRYDYTGFTEQHTISPRLSGSVLLNEKNSINFASGIYYQDAAFSDIAGQSAANNLKNERTFQNILGYKYQFSTDMKLVVEGWHKQFDDVVVQPNRVQSYLNNNGTGYAYGADISLTKRLSQKWYGQVSYSYKESKRDDNNGLGEYDYTFSIPHNFSLLGSYKPNNKWIFSGKFRYSTGRPADEYIVHADVLNNTDVLRYAQEITAVNGRRLNDYVSLDLRVDYNVLMKKGMFSAFIDLANINNQFNVNTEIFLPQTGGVYNVGLGVFPTFGVRIEL, encoded by the coding sequence ATGATGATACGAAAGAACACAACCGAAAACCTCGTATTCACGATGTTGCTCTGCATGGTGAGTGTGCTGTCTCAGGCGCAGTCGCCGGGTGGCTTCAAAGGAAAGGTGATCGACCAGGGGACCAAACAGCCCATTGCCGGGGCTTCCGTTCAGATCGGAAACACAAAATCCGGCACCGTAACCGATTCGCTGGGCAATTTTGAAATCCGCAATATTCCCGCGGGAACATTTTCTGTAACCGTTTCCAGTATTGGCTTTCAGGAAAAGAACATCAGTGAACTGCTGGTGGCGCCTAATAAAACCACCTACCTCGAAATCGAGTTGATGGAAGCTGTGGCGAAGTTGAACGATGTGGTGGTGAAAGCTTTCAGGGGCGAGAACAATCCACTTACACCTGTATCTACTTTCTCCTATTCGAGGGAAGAGATTTTCCGCAATCCCGGCGCGCAGGGCGATATCATGCGGGCTTTGTCGAGCTTACCGGGCGTGGTAAGCAGCGGCGCGCAATTTTCAGCCATCGCCGCCCGCGGACAAGGTACGCAGGACAACGTGTATATGGTAGACGACATGCCGGTGTTCAATTTGTCGCACCTGGAAGCGGAAGGGTTCAACTCTGGCTTTAATGATCCCAATGGCGGGCGGTTCAGCATATTCGCCCCCAGGATCATCGACAATGTGCAGTTCCAGAATGGTGGATTCGACGCTGTTTATGGGCGTAGGTCGTCCTCTTACCTGGGGCTGGGTATAAAAGAAGGGAACAGGGAAAACTGGTCGTTCGCCGGTCAGTTCGACCTGCTGGGCGCCACACTCATCGCCGATGGACCACTCTCCAGTAAAACCAGTGTTTTCGCTTCCGCGCGCTACCAGAATTTCGCGTTGCTTCAAAGGATATTGCAGCAAACGAATCCCGTTAGCATCGGCTTTGGCGACTACCTCGTAAAAACGACCACCCAACTCAATGCCAAAAACAAACTCACGTTCATCGCCATGTTCAATCCGGAGGCGCCCTCCAGGAGCATTGACGATATTGAGTCCGGCTACAACATACAGGAAGACAACAGCGCGGGCACCATGCTCTTTAACCACAGGGGCAGCAAGGGACTGGTAGGCCTGAACCTGCGCACGTTGATCAACAACAGCAGTTATATTAAAAATGTACTCTATTTCCGTTCCTCCACCGTGGACAACAGCTTCGGTCATTTTACGCCCTTACTGGATCACGAAGGTGTGGTGCTGGATCCGAAGTATGGCCGCTTTGAAGATGACCTGAGAACCATCAAAAACAACCAGCAGGAAATCGGCTACCGCTCCATTTACACCAAACGCTTTAACAAGGTCACACTTACCGCGGGTATAGATGCCGCCATGATGAACCTGGATTATGAAAGACGTTTAAAGCGTACCGATACCGTTTACACCTTCAGGAGCACCGATACAAGGTCCGCACCGGATCAATACTACCAGGTATTGAATCCCGCGCTGTACAACGCCAGGTTCGACGACAATGCTTTCAACGGTTCCGGCTATGTAACGCTTTCCTGGAAAGTCGCGAACGGGTTTACGCTTAACCCGGGTGTCCGTTACGATTATACCGGCTTTACCGAACAGCATACCATCTCACCCAGACTGAGCGGCAGCGTATTGCTGAATGAAAAAAACAGCATCAACTTCGCTTCGGGCATCTATTACCAGGATGCGGCTTTCTCCGACATCGCGGGGCAGAGCGCCGCCAATAACCTGAAGAACGAACGCACCTTCCAGAATATACTCGGGTACAAGTACCAGTTCTCGACAGATATGAAGCTGGTGGTGGAAGGCTGGCACAAGCAATTCGATGACGTGGTGGTACAGCCCAACCGCGTGCAGAGTTACCTCAATAATAACGGTACCGGATATGCGTACGGTGCGGACATCAGTCTTACGAAAAGACTTTCCCAGAAATGGTACGGACAGGTAAGCTATTCTTACAAGGAAAGTAAAAGGGACGACAATAATGGTCTTGGCGAGTACGATTACACTTTCAGTATTCCACACAACTTCTCCTTACTGGGCAGCTATAAACCCAACAACAAATGGATTTTCTCGGGGAAATTCAGGTACAGTACGGGCCGCCCTGCCGATGAATACATCGTTCATGCAGATGTGCTGAACAATACCGATGTGCTGCGTTACGCCCAGGAAATAACCGCCGTAAACGGAAGAAGGCTGAACGATTATGTGAGCCTGGATCTTCGTGTCGATTACAATGTACTGATGAAAAAGGGGATGTTCTCCGCGTTTATCGATCTGGCGAATATCAACAACCAGTTCAACGTGAATACGGAGATATTCCTCCCGCAAACAGGTGGGGTGTATAATGTGGGACTGGGGGTGTTTCCAACATTTGGCGTACGCATAGAATTGTAA
- a CDS encoding alpha-L-fucosidase — protein MIRRSFIMGLLALFAACPTFAQTKAPAPVGPIPTVNQLRWQEMEYYAFVHFSLNTYTDQSWGYGNEDINLFNPEKLDCRQWARICKQAGMKGIIVTAKHHSGFCLWPSKYTAYSVKNAPWKNGKGDVVRELADACKEYGLKLGIYVSPWDRNHPDYGKPEYITYFRNQIRELLTQYGPIFEIWFDGANGGTGYYGGADENRKIDRATYYQWPETYKIIRRLQPDCVIWNDGGDRADLRWVGTEEGYVGETNWSLLNKKGEPDWGMLHFGLENGDAWVPAEVNTSIRPEWFYHPDEDTKVKTVPQLMDTYYHSIGRNGTLLLNFPIMPNGLIHKTDELAALEMAAAVKKTFANNLALKASASAEHVRGNDKRFGAAMAIDKNPATYWATDDGVTTASLVLDLPAPVVFNRFLVQERISLGQRVKSFTVEVFADGSWKEVAAGTTIGYKRILRFPGVKASKLRFNIKDAKACPAISTIGLYNAPLFLNAPSVTRDQSGKVSITTNDIGPVFYYTLDGKVPTTRSKKYSGAFQADGKMEIRSIAVDPASGQAGPVTMEKFDVSKSKWKLVGTNDTKAYAVLDGNSTTAWHQQRKDGIPNELVIDLGEEHAVAGFRYLPEQGKWGSGIITHYRFYVSDDGANWTLADEGEFSNIRNNPLWQTKKFQVRKARYIKLQALKNTADNNRAGYAEVDIITQ, from the coding sequence ATGATTAGACGGTCTTTTATAATGGGTTTGCTTGCCCTGTTTGCAGCATGCCCAACATTCGCGCAAACAAAAGCGCCGGCTCCTGTCGGGCCCATCCCCACCGTTAACCAATTGCGGTGGCAGGAAATGGAATATTACGCATTTGTGCATTTTTCCCTGAATACCTATACCGACCAGTCCTGGGGCTATGGCAACGAAGACATCAACCTGTTCAATCCCGAAAAACTGGATTGCAGGCAATGGGCGCGGATCTGCAAACAGGCGGGCATGAAAGGCATCATCGTTACGGCGAAGCACCACAGCGGATTTTGCCTATGGCCATCGAAATATACGGCGTACTCCGTTAAGAATGCGCCCTGGAAAAACGGTAAGGGTGATGTGGTGCGTGAGTTGGCGGATGCCTGTAAAGAATATGGGTTGAAACTGGGGATTTATGTATCTCCCTGGGATAGAAACCATCCTGATTACGGGAAGCCGGAATACATCACCTATTTCAGGAATCAGATCCGGGAATTGCTTACCCAATACGGCCCCATCTTCGAAATATGGTTCGATGGCGCGAATGGAGGAACGGGATATTACGGCGGAGCCGATGAGAACAGGAAGATCGACAGAGCCACCTACTACCAGTGGCCGGAAACCTATAAGATCATCAGGAGACTTCAGCCAGATTGCGTGATCTGGAACGATGGTGGCGACCGTGCCGATTTGCGCTGGGTGGGAACGGAAGAAGGCTATGTGGGAGAAACCAACTGGAGTCTGCTCAACAAGAAGGGGGAACCCGATTGGGGTATGCTGCATTTTGGCCTGGAAAACGGCGATGCCTGGGTGCCCGCCGAAGTGAATACGTCCATCCGGCCAGAATGGTTTTACCATCCTGATGAAGACACCAAAGTAAAGACCGTGCCGCAACTGATGGATACGTATTACCATTCTATCGGGCGCAACGGAACCCTGCTGCTCAATTTTCCCATTATGCCGAACGGCCTGATCCATAAAACAGATGAACTTGCGGCGCTGGAAATGGCCGCCGCCGTGAAGAAGACCTTCGCCAACAATCTGGCGTTGAAAGCTTCGGCCAGCGCTGAACATGTCCGGGGAAACGATAAGCGGTTCGGTGCAGCTATGGCAATTGATAAAAATCCTGCTACCTATTGGGCCACTGATGATGGCGTTACAACCGCTTCGCTGGTGCTGGACCTTCCCGCGCCGGTGGTGTTCAACAGGTTCCTGGTGCAGGAGCGTATTTCGCTTGGGCAACGCGTAAAGTCGTTTACCGTGGAGGTTTTTGCGGATGGTAGCTGGAAGGAGGTCGCGGCCGGAACTACCATCGGGTACAAACGTATCCTTCGTTTTCCCGGGGTGAAAGCTTCAAAGCTGCGTTTCAATATAAAAGATGCGAAGGCGTGTCCTGCCATTTCAACCATCGGGTTGTACAATGCGCCTTTGTTTTTAAACGCGCCATCGGTTACAAGAGATCAGTCGGGGAAAGTAAGCATCACTACAAACGATATTGGTCCCGTTTTCTATTATACGTTGGATGGAAAAGTGCCTACTACCCGTTCGAAAAAATATTCCGGTGCATTTCAGGCCGATGGAAAAATGGAAATCAGGTCGATAGCCGTTGATCCAGCCTCCGGGCAAGCGGGTCCGGTAACCATGGAAAAATTCGATGTTTCAAAAAGCAAATGGAAACTCGTTGGAACGAATGATACCAAAGCGTACGCGGTATTGGATGGTAATAGCACCACCGCGTGGCACCAGCAGCGAAAAGATGGTATTCCCAATGAACTGGTCATTGACCTTGGGGAAGAACATGCGGTGGCAGGCTTCCGGTATTTGCCGGAGCAGGGCAAATGGGGTTCGGGCATCATTACGCATTACCGGTTCTATGTTTCAGATGATGGGGCGAATTGGACACTTGCAGATGAAGGAGAGTTTTCCAATATCAGGAATAATCCGCTTTGGCAAACCAAAAAGTTCCAGGTGCGGAAGGCGCGTTACATTAAACTGCAGGCGCTGAAAAATACGGCGGATAATAACCGGGCGGGCTATGCTGAAGTGGATATAATTACGCAGTAG
- a CDS encoding glycoside hydrolase, with protein sequence MPRKEFRKMLAAATGFLLTLTSYGQRAIEVNYNKPKGAMNTMFKECVGAGRANEGLRADWQQQLAYVKEQCGFKYIRMHGLLTDDMAVYTTDSKGQPKYSFMYVDALFDFLHSIGMKPFVELGFMPNALASGPETIFWWKGNVTPPRDYEKWAGLVENLVRHFEERYGEEEVKTWYFEVWNEPNLSPGFWTGSQADYFKLYQYAANAVKKVNKAYRVGGPGTAGAAWEPEMIDFCHKNNIPIDFISTHAYGVKQGFLDEFGQGGTVLSKDSLSVSGDVMQSRKEISESAMKHLELHYTEWSSSYTPADPLHDSYHEAAYILDKLKQVGDAAQSMSYWVFTDIFEEPGPRFTPFHGGFGLLTIQGINKPAFYAYQYLNKLGGTELVNTDTRSWACKNEQGDVQLLLWDFTNTHPGDSVHNQKYYIQDLPAKSKGSVKINISNIPAGNYTMEVYKVGYRINDAHTAYIDMGRPDQLNKHQVRQLKNENHGSPVFTGRISVKSGKDFSHELDIRENDVVLVKLIKSKK encoded by the coding sequence ATGCCCCGAAAGGAATTTAGAAAAATGCTGGCAGCAGCAACAGGCTTTTTGCTGACCCTTACAAGCTATGGCCAGCGTGCCATCGAAGTAAACTACAACAAGCCAAAGGGTGCCATGAACACCATGTTCAAGGAATGCGTAGGCGCAGGCAGGGCCAACGAAGGGTTGCGCGCCGACTGGCAGCAGCAACTGGCCTATGTAAAGGAACAGTGCGGGTTTAAATACATCAGGATGCACGGCCTGCTCACCGATGATATGGCTGTTTATACAACTGACAGTAAAGGTCAACCGAAATACAGTTTTATGTACGTGGATGCGCTGTTCGATTTCCTGCACAGCATTGGCATGAAACCATTCGTGGAACTCGGTTTTATGCCCAATGCGCTGGCCAGCGGTCCCGAAACGATCTTCTGGTGGAAAGGCAATGTTACGCCGCCCCGGGATTATGAAAAATGGGCGGGCCTGGTGGAAAACCTGGTGCGTCATTTCGAAGAAAGGTATGGCGAAGAAGAAGTGAAGACCTGGTATTTTGAGGTATGGAACGAACCCAACCTTTCCCCCGGGTTCTGGACCGGCTCCCAGGCCGATTATTTCAAATTGTACCAATATGCCGCCAACGCGGTGAAAAAAGTGAACAAGGCTTACAGGGTGGGTGGACCAGGAACGGCAGGCGCGGCATGGGAACCGGAAATGATAGACTTCTGCCATAAAAACAATATACCCATCGATTTCATCAGCACCCACGCATATGGCGTGAAACAGGGATTCCTGGATGAATTCGGGCAGGGTGGAACGGTGCTCAGCAAAGATTCTCTTTCTGTAAGCGGAGATGTGATGCAGTCCAGGAAAGAGATCTCCGAATCAGCCATGAAGCACCTGGAACTGCATTATACGGAATGGAGTTCTTCTTATACACCCGCCGATCCATTGCACGACAGTTACCACGAAGCAGCCTACATCCTCGACAAACTGAAACAGGTGGGTGATGCGGCGCAATCCATGTCGTATTGGGTGTTCACCGATATCTTCGAAGAACCCGGTCCGCGCTTCACACCGTTTCACGGTGGCTTCGGGCTGCTCACCATTCAGGGCATTAACAAACCCGCTTTCTACGCATACCAGTACCTTAATAAACTCGGTGGAACCGAACTGGTAAATACCGACACCCGTTCATGGGCATGTAAAAATGAGCAGGGCGATGTTCAGTTGCTGCTCTGGGATTTTACGAATACCCATCCCGGTGATTCCGTGCACAATCAGAAGTACTATATCCAGGACCTTCCGGCAAAATCAAAAGGCTCCGTAAAAATAAATATCTCCAACATCCCCGCGGGAAATTATACCATGGAAGTATATAAAGTGGGCTATCGTATCAACGACGCTCATACTGCTTATATCGATATGGGAAGACCCGATCAGTTGAACAAACACCAGGTGCGGCAATTGAAGAATGAAAACCATGGCAGCCCCGTATTCACCGGCAGGATATCAGTGAAATCCGGAAAAGATTTCTCCCACGAACTGGACATCAGGGAGAACGACGTGGTATTGGTGAAACTTATTAAAAGCAAGAAGTAA